One Oncorhynchus keta strain PuntledgeMale-10-30-2019 chromosome 11, Oket_V2, whole genome shotgun sequence DNA window includes the following coding sequences:
- the LOC118390337 gene encoding nuclear protein AMMECR1-like: MGRKRCVGADCSKMAAGCCGVKKQKLSGSPGSGGPGGVGAGNGVVGTGHCGSDLGIGSSSTVVAGNMNRVNGLGGPGGSSSSSTNALSPAPGGYNSTGISPNLSPGCGSGSGGRKMVVSAEMCCFCFDVLYCHLYGYQPPRTPRFTNDPYPLFVTWKIGRDKRLRGCIGTFSAMNLHSGLREYTLTSALKDSRFPPMTRDELPRLFCSVSLLTNFEDVGDYLDWEVGVHGIRIEFFNEKGSKRTATYLPEVAKEQGWDHIQTIDSLLRKGGYKAPITNDFRKTIKLTRYRSEKMTMSYAEYIAHRQHHHYQNGIGHPLPPYNHYS; encoded by the exons ATGGGTCGGAAGCGGTGTGTCGGTGCAGATTGTTCCAAGATGGCGGCTGGGTGCTGCGGGGTGAAGAAGCAGAAGCTGTCGGGATCCCCCGGGTCTGGGGGTCCTGGCGGGGTGGGGGCGGGTAACGGGGTGGTAGGGACCGGACATTGTGGCTCGGACTTGGGGATTGGTTCCTCCTCGACTGTGGTGGCAGGGAACATGAATCGAGTGAACGGCCTGGGGGGTCCtgggggtagtagtagtagtagcaccaaCGCATTGTCCCCAGCCCCAGGAGGCTACAACTCAACTGGCATCTCCCCGAATCTTAGCCCGGGATGTGGTTCGGGAAGTGGAGGCAGGAAGATGGTTGTTTCAGCGGAGATGTGTTGCTTCTGTTTCGACGTGCTTTATTGCCACCTGTATGGATACCAACCTCCCCGAACACCCAGGTTTACAAACGATCCCTA CCCGCTGTTCGTCACATGGAAAATAGGCAGAGACAAGCGGTTGAGGGGATGTATAGGTACATTTTCTGCCATGAACCTGCACTCAGGACTCAGAGAGTACACCCTTACCAG TGCCCTTAAAGACAGCCGTTTTCCTCCCATGACGAGGGACGAGCTGCCACGCCTCTTCTGCTCAGTGTCTCTGCTCACCAACTTCGAGGACGTCGGTGATTACCTTGACTGGGAG GTGGGTGTTCATGGCATTAGGATAGAGTTTTTCAATGAAAAAGGATCAAAGCGCACCGCCACCTATCTACCAGAGGTCGCAAAAGAGCAAG GATGGGACCACATTCAGACCATAGATTCCTTACTACGAAAGGGAGGCTACAAAGCTCCCATCACAAATGACTTCAGGAAGACCATTAAGTTGACCAG gTACCGTAGCGAGAAGATGACGATGAGCTATGCGGAGTACATCGCCCACCGCCAGCACCATCACTATCAGAACGGCATCGGGCATCCTCTACCACCATACAACCATTATTCCTGA